A region of the Streptomyces sp. NBC_00442 genome:
AGCCCTTGAGGTTGCGGATCAACTCGTCCACTCGCTTCTGGAAGCTCGTGAACGACGACAGTTCCGTGACCACGTCGGTCGCGGCCTTCTCCGCCACCTCCACGACGTTGAACGGCCAAGGCAGCGCCTGTGGCTGCGATCCCGCTCCGCTCTCGCTCGGTATCAAAACACCCTCCCCCGTACAGCCCTGATCTCAACCGCAACTCTAACTATCCGTAGTTGCAGTTCACAGTCGTCCCCTCGCAAAGAACGGCTGAAACAGGCCAACGTGGGTCACAGGCATGCGGTGGCTTGCCCTCCGCAACGCCTGGTTCTCAGCTCGCGGACTTCAGGGTGATGCCGCCGTTGTCCGTCGTCAGGTTCACGCGGTGCGGGGCGGACGGGTCGTCGGGTATGCCGAGTTTCCTGCTGCCGTTCTGGGTCTGGGCCGATACGCGGTACTTGGCGGGCGGCGCGGTCACGGTGATGCTGCCGTTGGAGGTCTGGGCCGTGATGTCCTGGGCGGTGGCAGGGGTCAGGGAGACCGAGCCGTTGGAGGCTCGTGCCGTGACGCCGGTGCCGTGCAGGGCCTTCGCCTCGATCGAGCCGTTGGTGGTGCGGACGTCGACCGGGCCCGTCGCGCCGTTCACCACGATGCGGCCGTCGTCGGCCGATACCTTCACCGAGCCCACCGTGGACAGGTTCATGCTGCCCGCCGCGGTGGAGCCGGTCACCGGGAGGCCGGCGGGGACGTCGACCGTGTAATCGACGGAGCAGTGGCCCGGACAGCCGCCGAGGATCAGCACGCCGTTCTCCACGCGGTACGTCGGGCCGTCCGGCTTCGCCTTGCCCCGGTAGGTGACCTCGCGGTGGACCGTTGTCCTGGTCAGGTTCTGTTTGCCGCGGACCCGGAAGCCGTCCGACTTTCCATCGATGCGGACCGCGGTGATCGTGTCCTTGACGGTGGCGTCGTCCTTGAACGTGCTGTCGTCCAGCGGGCCGCAGGCGCTGAGCGTCGTCACCGTGAGCACGGCCAGGGCGGCGGCGGCCGCGCCGGTGCGGATGCGTCGGTGGATGGTGCTGGTCATGAAGTTCCCCCGCGTGTACGTCAGTTGTACGTCAGGTGGGGCGGCCCCCGTGTCCGCCCCCTCTGATCACCAACGTAACCCGGGGTGAGGGGACCGCACCATGGAGCCAGCACCACCCTCCGGGTTCGGGTTTCCGTACCCCCAGGGGCCACAGGGCCTCAGATATGCGGGAACGGAAACGGCCGAGGGCGGCACCCCCTGGTGGGAGTGCCGCCCTCGGCGTTCAGCCAGAGCTACCGATCCGTGAGGATCAGAAGTCCATGTCACCGCCCGGCATGCCGCCCGGAGCGCCGCCCGCGGCGGCCTTCTCCGGCTTGTCGGCGATGACGGCCTCGGTGGTGAGGAAGAGCGCCGCGATGGAGGCGGCGTTCTGCAGCGCGGAGCGCGTGACCTTCGCCGGGTCGATGATGCCCTCGGCGATCATGTCGACGTACTCACCGGTCGCGGCGTTCAGGCCGTGGCCGACGGGCAGGTTGCGCACCTTCTCGACGATGACGCCACCCTCGAGACCACCGTTGACGGCGATCTGCTTGAGCGGGGCCTCCAGGGCCAGCTTCACGGCCTTGGCGCCGGTCGCCTCGTCGCCCTCGAGCTCAAGCTTCTCGAACACCGCGGAGGCCTGGAGCAGGGCCACGCCACCACCGGCGACGATGCCCTCCTCGACGGCCGCCTTCGCGTTGCGAACGGCGTCCTCGATGCGGTGCTTGCGCTCCTTGAGCTCGACCTCGGTCGCGGCACCGGCCTTGATGACCGCAACACCGCCGGCGAGCTTCGCCAGGCGCTCCTGCAGCTTCTCGCGGTCGTAGTCCGAGTCGCTGTTCTCGATCTCGGCACGGATCTGGTTGACGCGACCCTGGACCTGGTCGCTGTCGCCCGAACCGTCGACGATCGTGGTCTCGTCCTTGGTGATGACGACCTTGCGGGCGCGGCCGAGCAGGTCGAGACCCGCGTTCTCCAGCTTGAGGCCGACCTCCTCGGAGACGACGGTGCCGCCCGTGAGGATGGCGATGTCGCCGAGCATGGCCTTGCGGCGGTCGCCGAAGCCCGGGGCCTTGACGGCGACGGACTTGAAGGTGCCGCGGATCTTGTTGACGACCAGGGTCGACAGGGCCTCGCCCTCGACGTCCTCGGCGATGATCAGCAGGGGCTTGCCCGACTGCATGACCTTCTCGAGGAGCGGGAGCAGGTCCTTCACGGAGCTGATCTTCGAGTTGACGATCAGGATGTACGGGTCGTCGAGCGACGCCTCCATACGCTCCATGTCGGTGGCGAAGTACGCCGAGATGTAGCCCTTGTCGAAGCGCATGCCCTCGGTGAGCTCAAGCTCGAGCCCGAAGGTCTGCGACTCCTCGACGGTGATGACGCCTTCCTTGCCGACCTTGTCCATCGCCTCGGCGATGAGCTCGCCGATCTGGGTGTCGGCGGCGGAGATGGAGGCCGTCGAAGCGATCTGCTCCTTGGTCTCCACGTCCTTGGCCTGCTCCAGGAGGGCGGCGGAGACGGCCTCGACGGCCTTCTCGATGCCACGCTTCAGGGCCATCGGGTTGGCGCCGGCGGCGACGTTGCGCAGACCCTCGCGCACCAGGGCCTGGGCGAGGACGGTCGCGGTGGTCGTTCCGTCACCGGCGACGTCGTCCGTCTTCTTGGCGACTTCCTTGACCAGCTCGGCGCCGATCTTCTCGTACGGGTCCTCGAGCTCGATCTCCTTGGCGATGGAAACACCATCGTTGGTGATCGTGGGGGCGCCCCACTTCTTCTCGAGGACGACGTTGCGGCCCTTGGGGCCGAGGGTGACCTTGACGGCGTCGGCGAGCTGGTTCATCCCGCGCTCGAGACCGCGCCGTGCCTCCTCGTCGAACGCGATGATCTTGGCCATGTGAAGTGGTCCTCCCGGACAGGGGTGGCGTTCTTCGTGGACCGTGCCGGTGCCCGCGACGGACGGCCTGCAGGCCTTGTGGTTCCTTGCCCCACCCGGTCTGCGGACCTCACTGACGCGATCCAAGTTCTGTCACTCTCACTGGGAGAGTGCTAAGCCCAATGATTAGCACTCGGCCCCTGCGAGTGCAAGCGAGTCTCTTGAACCGGGACCCTCTACCGACCGGTGTTGTCCGGTTCCCCGGTACCGGCGGGGGCTCCGCCCCCATGCCCCCGGTTCCCTCGCCCCTGCCGCGGCGGCTCACTCGTCCCCGCGGGCCGTGCGTGGCTGTTCGCGCAGGCCCCCGCGCCCCTGACGGGGTCGGTGGAGAACGGGGGCCGGGGCGGAGCCGCAAGGGGTGGGGACGCGTGAAGGGGGCCACCCTTTTGGGTGGTCCCCTTCATGCGTGAGTGCGTCGGTGGCCGATCGCGCCGAGATCAGACGGCGAGCTTGACCATGTCCGCCTGTGGACCCTTCTGGCCCTGCGAGATCTCGAACTCGACTCGCTGACCTTCTTCAAGGGTGCGGTAACCGTCCATCTGGATCGCACTGTAGTGGACGAAAACATCCGCACCACCGTCGACCGCGATGAAGCCGTACCCCTTCTCCGCGTTGAACCACTTGACGGTGCCCTGAGCCATGCCTAACTCCCCTATTACTGGCCCTTGCACGGAACCGCACTTCGCGGAACCGGGTCAGACCTGCACCCTCCGACAGGAGAGGGTGTGCGCCGGAACGCGTCGACCGCGGCTGAATGTATCTGCCCAACTGCCCTCTGCAACAGGTCAATCGGACGAGAATTCCGGGCGCACTCGGGGAGCGGAATGCCATCAATTCAACATTCCGGGGCAAGTCGGGCCGGGCAAAGCGCACTTAAGGCGCAAAGGGCTCCCACACTTTGACCCCATGTTGTCGCGTTCTCATATGCGCTCGGCGCCGGAAGCGAAGGGGCTTCCCCAACTGTACCCCGCTCAACCATGTTGAATTGCCCCCTCCGCTTCTTAAGTGGAGGGGGCAATTCCGAAACGAATACGGGTCCGCTCAGCCGCCCGCGACCGCGGGAATGATCGAGACGCCGGCGCCGTCGGGCGTCGCCGTCTCCAGGCCCTGCTCGAAGCGGACGTCGTCGTCGTTGACGTAGACGTTGACGAAACGGCGCAGCTTGCCCTGGTCGTCCAGGACGCGCGCGGCGATCCCCGTGTGGTTCTTCTCCAGGTCGGCGATCACGTCGGCCAGGGTCGAACCCTCGGCCGTGACCTCGGCCTTGCCACCGGTGTAGGTGCGCAGGATGGTGGGGATGCGGACGTTCACGCTCATGGTTCGGTGCTCCTCGTCGTTCAGGATCAGCGGTGGCTCAGTGGGCCAGGCCGGTGGCTCAGTGGGCCAGGCCCGCGTCGCGGAAGGCGTCCAGGCTCGGGCGGATGGTCGCGGTCGCCTGGGACGTGGCGGCCACCGCGTCCAGGGTCTTGAGCCCGTCACCGGTGTTGAGCACGACCGTGGTGAGCGACGGGTCGAGGAGCCCGGCCTCGATGAGCTTCTTCGTGACACCGACCGTCACGCCGCCCGCGGTCTCCGCGAAGATGCCCTCGGTGCGGGCCAGCAGCTTGATGGCGTCGACGATCTGCTCGTCGTTGACGTCCTCCACCGCACCGCCGGTACGGCGCGCGATGTCCAGGACGTACGGGCCGTCCGCCGGGTTGCCGATGGCGAGCGACTTGGCGATGGTGTCGGGCTTCTGCGGGCGTACGACGTCGTGCCCGGCCTTGAAGGCGGTCGACACCGGGGAGCAGCCCTCGGCCTGGGCACCGAAGATCTTGTACGGCTTGTCCTCGACGAGCCCGAGCTTGATCAGCTCCTGGAGGCCCTTGTCGATCTTGGTGAGCTGGGAGCCCGAGGCGATCGGGATGACCAGCTGGTCGGGCAGCTGCCAGCCGAGCTGCTCGCAGATCTCGTACGCCAGCGTCTTGGAACCCTCGCCGTAGTACGGACGCAGGTTGACGTTGACGAAGCCCCAGCCCTCGCCCAGCGGGTCACCGATCAGCTCGGAGCAGAAGCGGTTCACGTCGTCGTAGTTGCCCTCGATGCCGACGAGCTCGCCGCCGTACACCGCGGCCATGACGACCTTGCCCTGCTCCAGGTCGTGCGGGATGAACACGCAGGAGCGGAAGCCGGCCCGTGCGGCGGCGGCGCCGACCGCGCCCGCGAGGTTTCCGGTGGAGGAGCAGGAGAGCGTGGTGAAGCCGAAGGCGCGGGCGGCCTCCAGGGCCTGCGCGACGACGCGGTCCTTGAAGGAGTGCGTCGGGTTGCCCGAGTCGTCCTTGACGAACAGCTTGCCGGGCTCGACACCCAGCTCGCGCGCCAGGTTCTCGGCCTTGACGAGCTTGGTGAAGCCGGGGTTCAGGTTCGGCTTGTCGGCGACGTCGGCCGGGACGGGCAGCAGCGGGGCGTAACGCCAGATGTTCTCGGGACCCGCCTCGATCTGCTTGCGCAGCGCCTCGGGGTCGCCGAGCGGCAGGTCATAAGCCACTTCGAGCGGTCCGAAACACAGTTCACAGGCGAAGATCGGGCCAAGTTCGAAACGCTGGCCGCATTCGCGGCAGGAGAGCCCGGACGCCGGACCGAGATCAACAGGAGCGCCGGAAGCGGTCTCGGCGGCGGTGCGGCTTTCAGCAGTCTGTGCAGACATGGAGGGGAGGCCCTTTCTCCTCATCTTCCTCAGGGCGAACTTCGCCATGAGACGGATTTGGCACCTTCCCTAGCCGGTGGCCCCGTGTCTTGACCGACGTGTGTACGCGATCGACGAGAACCGACTGGAGGGTTGCCGGGGCTTCAACGGGCCGTTTCCCTCTGCCCCTCTGGATGAGCGGTATTCGATTGTCGGCAGGAGGACCCCCGGCATGCGGCGGTCCCGTGCGTTGTTCAAGACTGTAACCGAAGCCCCGGACGGTTGAGATAGTCGTCCGAACCGCGAGATGGATCACACAAGGAGGCCGACGACCGTGCTGGAAGAGGTGGAACGCTGGCTGAGCAGGCGTTCCTGGTCGGCGGCCGAGCGGCCGCTGGAGCGGATGCTGGCCGCGAAACACCGTACGGGAACGACCGTCAGCGTGGTGTTGCCGGCGCTGGACGAGGAGGCCACGGTCGGCGAGATCGTGACCACGATCCGGCGTGAGCTGATGA
Encoded here:
- a CDS encoding ubiquitin-like small modifier protein 1 translates to MSVNVRIPTILRTYTGGKAEVTAEGSTLADVIADLEKNHTGIAARVLDDQGKLRRFVNVYVNDDDVRFEQGLETATPDGAGVSIIPAVAGG
- the groL gene encoding chaperonin GroEL (60 kDa chaperone family; promotes refolding of misfolded polypeptides especially under stressful conditions; forms two stacked rings of heptamers to form a barrel-shaped 14mer; ends can be capped by GroES; misfolded proteins enter the barrel where they are refolded when GroES binds); this encodes MAKIIAFDEEARRGLERGMNQLADAVKVTLGPKGRNVVLEKKWGAPTITNDGVSIAKEIELEDPYEKIGAELVKEVAKKTDDVAGDGTTTATVLAQALVREGLRNVAAGANPMALKRGIEKAVEAVSAALLEQAKDVETKEQIASTASISAADTQIGELIAEAMDKVGKEGVITVEESQTFGLELELTEGMRFDKGYISAYFATDMERMEASLDDPYILIVNSKISSVKDLLPLLEKVMQSGKPLLIIAEDVEGEALSTLVVNKIRGTFKSVAVKAPGFGDRRKAMLGDIAILTGGTVVSEEVGLKLENAGLDLLGRARKVVITKDETTIVDGSGDSDQVQGRVNQIRAEIENSDSDYDREKLQERLAKLAGGVAVIKAGAATEVELKERKHRIEDAVRNAKAAVEEGIVAGGGVALLQASAVFEKLELEGDEATGAKAVKLALEAPLKQIAVNGGLEGGVIVEKVRNLPVGHGLNAATGEYVDMIAEGIIDPAKVTRSALQNAASIAALFLTTEAVIADKPEKAAAGGAPGGMPGGDMDF
- the thrC gene encoding threonine synthase, producing the protein MSAQTAESRTAAETASGAPVDLGPASGLSCRECGQRFELGPIFACELCFGPLEVAYDLPLGDPEALRKQIEAGPENIWRYAPLLPVPADVADKPNLNPGFTKLVKAENLARELGVEPGKLFVKDDSGNPTHSFKDRVVAQALEAARAFGFTTLSCSSTGNLAGAVGAAAARAGFRSCVFIPHDLEQGKVVMAAVYGGELVGIEGNYDDVNRFCSELIGDPLGEGWGFVNVNLRPYYGEGSKTLAYEICEQLGWQLPDQLVIPIASGSQLTKIDKGLQELIKLGLVEDKPYKIFGAQAEGCSPVSTAFKAGHDVVRPQKPDTIAKSLAIGNPADGPYVLDIARRTGGAVEDVNDEQIVDAIKLLARTEGIFAETAGGVTVGVTKKLIEAGLLDPSLTTVVLNTGDGLKTLDAVAATSQATATIRPSLDAFRDAGLAH
- a CDS encoding cold-shock protein → MAQGTVKWFNAEKGYGFIAVDGGADVFVHYSAIQMDGYRTLEEGQRVEFEISQGQKGPQADMVKLAV
- a CDS encoding DUF4097 family beta strand repeat-containing protein, whose protein sequence is MTSTIHRRIRTGAAAAALAVLTVTTLSACGPLDDSTFKDDATVKDTITAVRIDGKSDGFRVRGKQNLTRTTVHREVTYRGKAKPDGPTYRVENGVLILGGCPGHCSVDYTVDVPAGLPVTGSTAAGSMNLSTVGSVKVSADDGRIVVNGATGPVDVRTTNGSIEAKALHGTGVTARASNGSVSLTPATAQDITAQTSNGSITVTAPPAKYRVSAQTQNGSRKLGIPDDPSAPHRVNLTTDNGGITLKSAS